One window from the genome of Streptomyces sp. WZ-12 encodes:
- a CDS encoding universal stress protein gives MPSTEDVERVIVGVDGSEGSLAALRQAAHEARCHGAELCPVIAWTPPGGEALTAQCPVPEPEDLRREWIRLARTRLDAACAEALGDDSTDLTVSSRVLRGRPEDVLTRSARRPTDLLVLGAGSHGHLHHLLFGSVSRLALKRAQCPVLVVHPDRGRPTADPAQRTAADRAMPADR, from the coding sequence ATGCCCAGCACCGAGGACGTCGAGCGGGTCATCGTGGGTGTCGACGGTTCGGAGGGGAGCCTGGCGGCACTCCGACAAGCCGCACACGAGGCCCGGTGCCACGGGGCCGAGCTGTGCCCCGTCATCGCCTGGACCCCGCCGGGCGGCGAAGCCCTCACGGCGCAGTGCCCCGTCCCCGAGCCCGAGGACCTGCGGCGGGAGTGGATACGCCTGGCCCGAACCCGCCTGGATGCCGCCTGCGCCGAGGCCCTGGGCGACGACAGCACCGATCTGACGGTCTCGTCGAGGGTGCTGCGCGGGCGGCCGGAGGACGTGTTGACCCGCTCCGCCCGCAGGCCGACCGACCTCCTCGTCTTGGGCGCGGGAAGCCACGGCCACCTCCACCACCTGCTGTTCGGCTCGGTCAGCCGGCTCGCACTCAAGCGGGCCCAGTGCCCCGTCCTCGTCGTCCACCCCGACCGGGGGCGCCCGACGGCCGATCCCGCGCAACGCACCGCGGCGGACCGGGCGATGCCCGCCGATCGCTGA
- a CDS encoding SpoIIE family protein phosphatase — MPEPYLGMPEATAHHCAGSGPGPLPGSETGAGPEPAPTLARIAFAHAPGGIALLDTCGYELITNPRWETVLCPSPAAGVHPWTARLPAELRRTGRGLLDRALVHDEGQPVERLFALPGAGGQDRSVVIKIRRTPALGHCVATAFDVTDELAERQQQLSLALHTASLAAWSVDLDSGEERWFDDSEELYGMRPAAHRLVPRIREAIAPEHREAVHEAFAGLESEGDQVETTFAMLDDEGRRRWMRVDARVHPLSTPPHRWLVGVTRDVTDEVHRRGALEETARREADRADRIEEIAAALVSASTADAVGAAITESFPPAMGAIGALVLVAEHGHFRSLASSGAGTSMARILDGMPLDAQVPAARVIQDNRACYIGSPQEHRALTDGDPHDLLSRTQARSWAMLPLSCAGRPSGVLALGFARWHDFPPGERALLSTVAGLTGQALARTALVQDRVELAQAVQHLLMPSRLSQLAGLRMAGRYVPACDGVRIGGDWYDAFPLADGRYALCVGDVEGHDVRAAAVMGQIRTAVRAYSQTESGPGAVLAKANDLLSSLGGGHFATCSFLVLDARRGRLEAATAGHVPGVVGRADGTTELLAPPPGPPLGVQPGTAYVTVSRPLTAVRTLVLLSDGLVEGPELDLDEGMDRVRGIVAHHRDSSPEDLADALLSASARTGHLDDAALLVVRRGGDEDGADRPTEPIG, encoded by the coding sequence ATGCCTGAGCCTTACCTCGGGATGCCCGAGGCGACAGCCCACCACTGCGCCGGCTCCGGCCCCGGCCCCTTGCCCGGGTCGGAAACCGGTGCGGGGCCCGAGCCCGCGCCCACACTCGCTCGGATCGCCTTCGCCCACGCGCCCGGCGGCATCGCGCTGCTCGACACCTGCGGCTACGAACTGATCACCAACCCCCGCTGGGAAACCGTGCTGTGCCCGTCGCCGGCCGCCGGAGTCCACCCCTGGACCGCGCGGCTGCCGGCCGAGCTGCGCCGCACCGGCCGCGGCCTGTTGGACCGCGCCCTCGTCCACGACGAAGGGCAACCGGTCGAACGTCTCTTCGCGCTCCCCGGAGCCGGCGGCCAGGACCGCTCCGTGGTCATCAAGATCCGGCGCACCCCGGCACTCGGGCACTGCGTCGCCACGGCGTTCGACGTGACCGACGAACTCGCCGAACGCCAGCAGCAGTTGAGCCTCGCACTGCACACCGCGTCCCTCGCCGCGTGGAGCGTGGACCTGGACAGCGGCGAGGAACGCTGGTTCGACGATTCCGAGGAGCTGTACGGAATGCGACCGGCGGCACACCGACTGGTCCCGCGGATCCGGGAAGCCATCGCCCCCGAACACCGCGAGGCCGTCCACGAGGCGTTCGCCGGCCTGGAGAGCGAGGGCGACCAGGTGGAGACCACGTTCGCCATGCTCGACGACGAGGGCCGGCGCCGCTGGATGCGCGTCGACGCCCGGGTCCACCCGCTGAGCACCCCGCCGCACCGCTGGTTGGTCGGCGTCACCCGGGACGTCACCGACGAGGTGCACCGCCGCGGAGCCCTGGAGGAAACGGCGCGGAGGGAGGCCGACCGGGCGGACCGGATCGAGGAGATCGCCGCGGCCCTCGTCTCCGCCTCCACCGCCGACGCGGTCGGCGCGGCGATCACCGAGAGCTTCCCACCGGCGATGGGCGCCATCGGTGCACTGGTGTTGGTGGCCGAACACGGGCACTTCAGGTCGCTGGCCTCGTCCGGGGCCGGCACGTCCATGGCGCGGATCCTCGACGGGATGCCCCTGGACGCCCAGGTGCCCGCCGCGCGCGTCATCCAGGACAACCGCGCCTGCTACATCGGCAGCCCGCAGGAACACCGCGCCCTCACCGACGGCGATCCGCACGACCTGCTCTCCCGCACACAGGCACGCTCCTGGGCCATGCTCCCGCTGAGTTGCGCGGGGCGGCCGTCGGGCGTGCTCGCGCTGGGCTTCGCGCGCTGGCACGACTTCCCACCGGGCGAACGTGCACTGCTGTCGACCGTCGCGGGGCTGACCGGCCAGGCCCTGGCCCGGACCGCCCTGGTCCAGGACCGGGTCGAACTCGCCCAGGCGGTACAGCACCTGCTGATGCCGTCCCGGCTCTCCCAACTGGCCGGACTGCGGATGGCCGGACGGTACGTGCCGGCCTGCGACGGAGTCCGGATCGGCGGTGACTGGTACGACGCGTTCCCCCTCGCCGACGGGCGCTACGCCCTGTGCGTCGGGGACGTCGAAGGCCACGACGTGCGGGCGGCCGCCGTCATGGGACAGATCCGCACCGCGGTACGTGCCTACTCCCAGACGGAGTCCGGACCGGGCGCGGTGCTGGCCAAGGCGAACGACCTGCTCTCCTCCCTCGGCGGCGGACACTTCGCGACCTGCTCCTTCCTGGTCCTCGACGCACGCCGCGGCCGCCTGGAAGCGGCCACCGCCGGCCATGTCCCCGGGGTCGTCGGACGCGCCGACGGCACCACCGAACTCCTGGCCCCGCCACCCGGCCCGCCGTTGGGCGTGCAGCCGGGCACCGCATACGTCACCGTGAGTCGTCCGCTGACCGCGGTGCGCACCCTGGTACTGCTCAGCGACGGCCTGGTCGAGGGGCCGGAGTTGGACCTGGACGAGGGAATGGACCGGGTGCGCGGGATCGTGGCGCACCACCGCGACTCGTCGCCCGAAGACCTGGCGGACGCGCTGCTGAGCGCGAGCGCACGCACCGGCCACCTCGACGACGCCGCGCTCCTCGTCGTCCGCCGCGGCGGCGACGAGGACGGGGCCGACCGCCCCACGGAACCGATCGGCTGA